In Saccharomyces cerevisiae S288C chromosome XV, complete sequence, the following proteins share a genomic window:
- the RIB4 gene encoding lumazine synthase RIB4 (Lumazine synthase (DMRL synthase); catalyzes synthesis of immediate precursor to riboflavin; DMRL synthase stands for 6,7-dimethyl-8-ribityllumazine synthase): MAVKGLGKPDQVYDGSKIRVGIIHARWNRVIIDALVKGAIERMASLGVEENNIIIETVPGSYELPWGTKRFVDRQAKLGKPLDVVIPIGVLIKGSTMHFEYISDSTTHALMNLQEKVDMPVIFGLLTCMTEEQALARAGIDEAHSMHNHGEDWGAAAVEMAVKFGKNAF; encoded by the coding sequence ATGGCAGTTAAAGGATTAGGCAAACCAGATCAAGTTTATGACGGTTCCAAAATCAGGGTCGGTATCATTCATGCCCGTTGGAACCGTGTCATTATTGACGCTCTTGTGAAAGGTGCTATTGAAAGAATGGCTTCCCTTGGTGTCGAGGAAAATAACATAATAATTGAAACTGTTCCTGGATCCTATGAATTACCTTGGGGGACAAAAAGGTTTGTTGACAGACAAGCGAAGTTGGGAAAGCCGCTAGATGTTGTAATTCCTATTGGTGTACTTATCAAAGGTAGTACAATGCACTTTGAATACATTTCAGATTCCACCACTCACGCATTGATGAActtacaagaaaaagtcGACATGCCCGTCATTTTTGGCCTCTTAACTTGCATGACTGAAGAACAAGCCCTGGCCAGAGCTGGCATCGATGAAGCGCACTCCATGCACAACCATGGTGAAGATTGGGGTGCTGCAGCAGTGGAAATGGCTGTTAAGTTCGGTAAAAATGCTTTTTGA
- the RRP40 gene encoding exosome non-catalytic core subunit RRP40 (Exosome non-catalytic core component; involved in 3'-5' RNA processing and degradation in both the nucleus and the cytoplasm; predicted to contain both S1 and KH RNA binding domains; mutations in the human homolog, EXOSC3, cause pontocerebellar hypoplasia with motor neuron degeneration) — protein sequence MSTFIFPGDSFPVDPTTPVKLGPGIYCDPNTQEIRPVNTGVLHVSAKGKSGVQTAYIDYSSKRYIPSVNDFVIGVIIGTFSDSYKVSLQNFSSSVSLSYMAFPNASKKNRPTLQVGDLVYARVCTAEKELEAEIECFDSTTGRDAGFGILEDGMIIDVNLNFARQLLFNNDFPLLKVLAAHTKFEVAIGLNGKIWVKCEELSNTLACYRTIMECCQKNDTAAFKDIAKRQFKEILTVKEE from the coding sequence ATGTCTACGTTCATATTCCCTGGTGATAGCTTTCCTGTAGACCCTACTACACCTGTTAAACTGGGCCCTGGCATATATTGTGACCCCAATACTCAAGAAATACGACCTGTTAATACAGGTGTTTTGCATGTTTCCGCTAAGGGTAAGAGTGGTGTTCAGACCGCATATATAGACTATTCTAGTAAGAGATACATTCCATCTGTAAACGATTTTGTAATCGGTGTCATTATAGGGACATTTTCAGATAGCTATAAGGTTTCGTTGCAAAATTTCTCCTCCAGTGTTTCACTATCGTATATGGCTTTTCCCAATgcttcaaagaaaaacaggCCAACTTTGCAAGTGGGAGATCTAGTGTATGCGAGAGTTTGTACCGCAGAAAAGGAACTAGAAGCCGAAATAGAATGTTTTGACTCAACTACAGGACGCGATGCTGGTTTCGGGATATTGGAAGATGGTATGATCATTGACGTGAATTTGAATTTCGCACGCCAGTTGCTTTTCAATAATGACTTCCCGTTATTAAAAGTGTTGGCTGCACATACCAAGTTTGAAGTCGCCATTGGTCTCAATGGGAAGATCTGGGTTAAGTGCGAGGAATTATCTAACACTTTAGCTTGTTATAGAACCATAATGGAGTGTTGTCAAAAAAACGACACGGCAGCGTTCAAGGATATAGCAAAAAGACAGTTTAAAGAAATACTTACGGTCAAGGAGGAGTAG
- the PPM2 gene encoding tRNA methyltransferase PPM2 (AdoMet-dependent tRNA methyltransferase; also involved in methoxycarbonylation; required for the synthesis of wybutosine (yW), a modified guanosine found at the 3'-position adjacent to the anticodon of phe-tRNA; similarity to Ppm1p), translated as MKNLTTIKQTNKNVKQERRKKYADLAIQGTNNSSIASKRSVELLYLPKLSSANNFQMDKNNKLLEYFKFFVPKKIKRSPCINRGYWLRLFAIRSRLNSIIEQTPQDKKIVVVNLGCGYDPLPFQLLDTNNIQSQQYHDRVSFIDIDYSDLLKIKIELIKTIPELSKIIGLSEDKDYVDDSNVDFLTTPKYLARPCDLNDSKMFSTLLNECQLYDPNVVKVFVAEVSLAYMKPERSDSIIEATSKMENSHFIILEQLIPKGPFEPFSKQMLAHFKRNDSPLQSVLKYNTIESQVQRFNKLGFAYVNVGDMFQLWESADEATKKELLKVEPFDELEEFHLFCHHYVLCHATNYKEFAFTQGFLFDRSISEINLTVDEDYQLLECECPINRKFGDVDVAGNDVFYMGGSNPYRVNEILQLSIHYDKIDMKNIEVSSSEVPVARMCHTFTTISRNNQLLLIGGRKAPHQGLSDNWIFDMKTREWSMIKSLSHTRFRHSACSLPDGNVLILGGVTEGPAMLLYNVTEEIFKDVTPKDEFFQNSLVSAGLEFDPVSKQGIILGGGFMDQTTVSDKAIIFKYDAENATEPITVIKKLQHPLFQRYGSQIKYITPRKLLIVGGTSPSGLFDRTNSIISLDPLSETLTSIPISRRIWEDHSLMLAGFSLVSTSMGTIHIIGGGATCYGFGSVTNVGLKLIAIAK; from the coding sequence ATGAAGAATCTGACCACTATAAAGCAAACGAACAAGAATGTCAAACAAGAAAGACGTAAAAAGTACGCTGATTTGGCGATTCAAGGCACAAATAACTCCTCAATTGCTTCTAAAAGATCGGTAGAGTTATTGTATTTGCCAAAACTGAGTTCGGCTAATAATTTCCAAATGGATAAGAATAATAAACTGTTGgaatattttaaattctttgttcctaagaaaattaaaagatcTCCCTGTATTAACAGAGGTTATTGGTTGAGGTTATTTGCCATCAGGTCAAGATTGAACTCCATCATTGAACAAACGCCACAGGATAAAAAGATAGTTGTTGTTAACCTTGGTTGTGGGTACGATCCATTACCATTTCAACTATTAGACACCAATAACATACAAAGTCAACAATATCATGACCGAGTTTCCtttattgatattgatTACTCtgatttattgaaaattaaaattgaGTTGATCAAAACTATACCCGAGCTTTCGAAAATTATTGGTCTTTCTGAAGATAAAGATTATGTTGATGATAGTAATGTTGATTTTTTGACTACTCCAAAGTATCTCGCCCGACCATGCGACTTGAACGATTCTAAGATGTTCAGCACATTGCTAAATGAGTGTCAATTATACGATCCAAACGTTGTCAAAGTATTTGTTGCTGAAGTATCACTGGCGTATATGAAGCCGGAGCGTTCTGATAGTATAATCGAGGCAACTTCTAAGATGGAGAATAGtcattttattattcttgaGCAGTTGATTCCAAAGGGACCTTTTGAACCCTTTTCTAAGCAGATGCTAGCTCATTTCAAGAGAAATGATTCTCCGTTACAGTCTGTATTAAAGTATAATACTATCGAGTCACAGGTTCAACGATTCAATAAGTTAGGTTTCGCTTACGTTAACGTGGGTGATATGTTTCAACTGTGGGAAAGCGCAGATGAGGCAACCAAGAAGGAACTTTTAAAGGTAGAGCCTTTTGATGAACTAGAGGAGTTCCATTTATTTTGTCATCATTATGTTTTATGCCACGCTACGAACTATAAAGAATTCGCATTTACTCAAGGGTTTTTGTTTGACAGATCAATATCTGAGATAAACCTAACTGTGGATGAAGACTATCAGCTTCTAGAATGCGAGTGCCCCATCAATAGAAAATTTGGCGATGTAGATGTCGCTGGAAATGATGTGTTTTACATGGGAGGTAGTAACCCATACAGAGTAAACGAAATATTACAGTTGAGTATACACTACGACAAAATAGACATGAAGAATATTGAAGTAAGCAGCAGCGAGGTTCCTGTAGCAAGAATGTGTCACACTTTTACAACTATTTCTAGAAATAACCAGCTACTGCTTATTGGAGGTAGAAAGGCACCACACCAAGGTCTCTCTGATAATTGGATATTTGATATGAAAACAAGAGAGTGGTCGATGATCAAGAGTTTATCACACACGAGATTCAGACATAGTGCATGTAGCTTACCGGATGGAAACGTCCTGATCCTTGGTGGGGTTACAGAAGGACCTGCCATGCTGCTATACAATGTCACCGAAGAAATCTTCAAAGACGTAACTCCAAAAGATGaattcttccaaaattcGCTAGTATCAGCGGGTCTAGAATTTGATCCGGTTTCCAAACAAGGCATAATATTGGGTGGTGGATTTATGGATCAAACAACTGTCTCGGACAAGGcaattattttcaaatatgaTGCGGAAAATGCTACTGAACCAATTACGGTGATTAAGAAGCTCCAGCACCCCTTATTTCAACGTTATGGATCCCAGATAAAATACATTACTCCAAGAAAGCTATTAATAGTCGGTGGAACAAGTCCTTCCGGGCTATTTGACCGGACCAACTCTATAATCAGCCTTGATCCGCTGAGTGAGACGCTAACATCAATTCCCATATCAAGACGCATATGGGAAGATCACTCACTAATGCTTGCTGGATTTAGTTTGGTGTCCACTTCTATGGGCACCATACATATCATTGGAGGCGGTGCCACTTGCTACGGCTTTGGATCAGTGACTAATGTAGGTCTTAAGCTCATAGCAATCGCGAAATAA
- the ARG8 gene encoding acetylornithine transaminase (Acetylornithine aminotransferase; catalyzes the fourth step in the biosynthesis of the arginine precursor ornithine): protein MFKRYLSSTSSRRFTSILEEKAFQVTTYSRPEDLCITRGKNAKLYDDVNGKEYIDFTAGIAVTALGHANPKVAEILHHQANKLVHSSNLYFTKECLDLSEKIVEKTKQFGGQHDASRVFLCNSGTEANEAALKFAKKHGIMKNPSKQGIVAFENSFHGRTMGALSVTWNSKYRTPFGDLVPHVSFLNLNDEMTKLQSYIETKKDEIAGLIVEPIQGEGGVFPVEVEKLTGLKKICQDNDVIVIHDEIQCGLGRSGKLWAHAYLPSEAHPDIFTSAKALGNGFPIAATIVNEKVNNALRVGDHGTTYGGNPLACSVSNYVLDTIADEAFLKQVSKKSDILQKRLREIQAKYPNQIKTIRGKGLMLGAEFVEPPTEVIKKARELGLLIITAGKSTVRFVPALTIEDELIEEGMDAFEKAIEAVYA, encoded by the coding sequence ATGTTTAAAAGATATTTATCCAGTACGTCATCAAGAAGATTTACAAGCATTTTAGAGGAAAAGGCCTTTCAAGTGACCACTTACTCTAGACCTGAAGATCTATGTATAACTAGAGGTAAAAATGCAAAGCTGTATGATGACGTGAATGGTAAAGAATATATCGATTTCACCGCAGGTATTGCGGTGACCGCATTAGGCCATGCAAATCCTAAAGTGGCAGAAATTCTGCACCATCAGGCTAACAAACTGGTTCATTCCTCCAACCTTTACTTCACTAAGGAATGTTTGGATTTAAGTGAAAAGATTGTTGAAAAGACCAAGCAATTCGGTGGTCAACACGACGCCTCAAGAGTATTTTTATGTAATTCTGGTACGGAAGCAAATGAAGCTGCTTTGAAGTTTGCAAAGAAACATGgtataatgaaaaatccTAGCAAGCAAGGCATTGTTGCATTTGAGAACTCTTTTCATGGCCGTACTATGGGCGCTTTATCTGTCACTTGGAATAGTAAATATAGAACTCCTTTTGGGGATTTGGTTCCCCATGTCTCATTCTTAAATTTGAATGACGAAATGACCAAACTACAAAGTTATATCGAGACCAAAAAGGACGAGATTGCTGGTTTAATTGTCGAGCCCATACAAGGTGAAGGTGGGGTTTTTCCCGTAGAAGTTGAAAAGCTAACCggattgaagaaaatatgtCAAGATAATGATGTGATTGTCATTCatgatgaaattcaatGCGGTTTGGGCCGTTCAGGTAAACTATGGGCTCATGCTTATTTACCAAGTGAGGCTCATCCGGATATTTTTACATCTGCCAAAGCATTGGGAAATGGCTTCCCCATCGCTGCCACCATCgtcaatgaaaaagttaatAATGCTTTGAGAGTTGGTGACCACGGCACCACGTATGGTGGTAATCCGCTGGCCTGTTCTGTAAGCAACTATGTTTTGGATACCATAGCAGACGAagcttttttgaaacaagtCTCTAAGAAGAGTGATATCTTACAAAAGCGCTTGCGCGAAATTCAAGCCAAATATCCAAATCAAATAAAGACTATCAGAGGAAAAGGTTTGATGCTTGGTGCTGAGTTCGTCGAACCACCCACCGAGGTCATCAAAAAGGCCAGAGAATTGGGACTTTTGATCATTACCGCTGGTAAGAGTACCGTTAGATTTGTTCCCGCATTAACGATTGAAGACGAACTAATCGAAGAAGGGATGGatgcttttgaaaaggcTATTGAAGCGGTTTACGCTTAA
- the CDC33 gene encoding translation initiation factor eIF4E (Translation initiation factor eIF4E; mRNA cap binding protein and subunit of the mRNA cap-binding complex (eIF4F) along with eIF4A and eIF4G, that mediates cap-dependent translation; required with eIF4G for Ded1p-mediated stimulation of mRNA recruitment during 48S preinitiation complex (PIC) assembly; connects protein synthesis to metabolic gene regulation; protein abundance increases in response to DNA replication stress; human homolog EIF4E can complement cdc33 mutants), whose protein sequence is MSVEEVSKKFEENVSVDDTTATPKTVLSDSAHFDVKHPLNTKWTLWYTKPAVDKSESWSDLLRPVTSFQTVEEFWAIIQNIPEPHELPLKSDYHVFRNDVRPEWEDEANAKGGKWSFQLRGKGADIDELWLRTLLAVIGETIDEDDSQINGVVLSIRKGGNKFALWTKSEDKEPLLRIGGKFKQVLKLTDDGHLEFFPHSSANGRHPQPSITL, encoded by the coding sequence atgtcCGTTGAAGAAGTTAGCAAGAAgtttgaagaaaacgtTTCAGTCGATGATACCACAGCTACTCCAAAGACTGTTTTAAGTGACAGTGCTCACTTCGATGTCAAGCACCCATTGAACACCAAATGGACTTTATGGTACACAAAGCCAGCCGTCGATAAATCTGAGTCGTGGTCTGATCTATTACGTCCCGTCACTTCATTCCAaactgttgaagaattttgggctatcattcaaaatattcctGAGCCACACGAACTACCATTGAAATCAGATTACCACGTCTTCCGTAATGACGTTAGACCTGAATGGGAAGATGAAGCCAATGCTAAAGGTGGTAAATGGTCTTTCCAACTTAGAGGAAAAGGTGctgatattgatgaattatGGCTAAGAACTTTACTAGCAGTTATTGGTGAAAcaattgatgaagacgacTCCCAAATTAACGGTGTCGTTTTAAGCATTAGAAAAGGTGGTAACAAGTTTGCCTTATGGACTAAATCTGAAGACAAAGAACCACTATTGAGAATTGGTGGTAAATTCAAGCAAGTTTTAAAATTAACCGATGACGGGCATTTGGAATTCTTTCCACATTCCAGTGCCAATGGTAGACACCCTCAACCATCAATCACCTTGTAA
- the RTC1 gene encoding Rtc1p (Subunit of SEACAT, a subcomplex of the SEA complex; Rtc1p, along with Mtc5p and Sea4p, redundantly inhibit the TORC1 inhibitory role of the Iml1p/SEACIT (Iml1p-Npr2p-Npr3p) subcomplex, a GAP for GTPase Gtr1p (EGOC subunit) in response to amino acid limitation, thereby resulting in activation of TORC1 signaling; SEA is a coatomer-related complex that associates dynamically with the vacuole; has N-terminal WD-40 repeats and a C-terminal RING motif; null suppresses cdc13-1): MSLSPHVENASIPKGSTPIPKNRNVSSIGKGEFLGSSSSNNSSFRMNHYSNSGQPSVLDSIRRPNLTPTFSYSNGVYMPESHRTSSFNDSYLPYDKNPYAKTTGSMSNKSNMKIKTKKNAINTNTRKSSGLIYTTKVDKELSSIDKVNDPNINGLVCAGKTHLGLYKFSPSDRSIKCVHDFITPNSNTSTRGTTSLLPKLSKRTRQNKFSTIADVKTGFNNYKNCIAVCNNSTAISIYDLNKSSSIDNPLITSLCEHTRSINSFDFNMVESNLIISGGQDSCVKIWDLRSNKSKSSNRSDISINTASDSIRDVKWMPGYNFASKNDQGSSTYGNLKSGYKFASIHDSGYLLKFDLRQPAQYEKKLNAHTGPGLCLNWHPNQEYIATGGRDGKCCLWFVGDNANAAENTVLNYGNSPSLHAPNTSLNNSGSLAFPKLTINTGYPVTKLKFKPAYSSNIYNSLLGISSMGDEAEVRIYSLARKYIPKHVLLSETPSLGLVWWDENLIFNIDKGTRINGWDINKEPTVLENLSKNTTTWRDLDGNGLLSVDQEIGSYEVVEPELQPTSSTTCKKHPGTIKNPKNGNPENQGIIGGIKKGFSHTGLTSFTPERPPTLKAGPTFSTKSLTLASGASSFNSSSASLTSLTPQTENREEIAIEPPCIITLDIPQIFNNIRLTKIAHSRKKNVISESSSMKNSPVEKFKYLARQLKFSYIREHNVSDSADTAYKNDIENIDVVKNATETHGDNTTTTNNNDDGDDDDDDDDDDKIIESHLLKKYNFPENNTWATLMNEKVNNKKSKRNSSSSREFDEKDVRSSISSISASRQSHDRARKIDKNVEAELQEKIQTLVDLISIATHNASVYLSIDDLTNFKIWILIRDSLLWDLKWMTSSQISSDNASNMDANESSDFEAGENLKTGKEFPEEDGAGTSGAESLVEERPQAFRANSDEPSDAEKKPVSKLKEQLKNTEIIPYAQPNEDSDEVLTKLKELQNQRLESRTKMGETVSDDVIIEEDEHEHQEEEQPHDSPTKSAQFHASPIAKSIPILQKREHRKSFIDTFMLHSPNGYNGDTDIGNEDDNISPRFTYNSVSPRSKVSSLQSYATTTSQLETFKKLSSHTAPIIGSPRHAPSRPDSIGREQLSSSLTKKLAKCKKIIADPPWDTKKLIKQLYNQATETGNVVLTVNILFLFQTIYQITEIDIAKDAIAHFLLLLHRYELFGIAADVLKYCPFEDIMGSEGDQSSIRLFCERCGELITNESSKEKLRAEAQQTGNKKIMDKFGYWYCDSCKKKNTSCVLCERPLKKLTMVILPCGHEGHFQCIQEWFLDENEQECPGGCPGVAFI, translated from the coding sequence ATGAGCTTATCACCACACGTAGAAAATGCTTCCATTCCCAAGGGGAGTACCCCGATACCAAAAAACAGAAACGTTAGTTCTATAGGCAAGGGCGAGTTTCTTGGATCTTCGTCAAGCaacaattcttcttttcgaATGAATCATTACTCAAATAGTGGACAACCTTCCGTGTTAGATTCTATACGGCGACCTAATCTAACTCCAACTTTTTCTTACAGTAATGGGGTTTATATGCCTGAAAGTCACAGAACTAGTTCATTCAACGATAGTTATTTGCCATATGATAAGAATCCTTACGCAAAAACAACCGGAAGCATGAGCAATAAATCGAACatgaaaatcaaaacaaagaaaaatgcaATCAACACAAATACAAGAAAGTCGTCTGGACTCATTTACACCACCAAAGTGGATAAAGAATTATCTAGTATAGACAAAGTGAATGATCCAAACATTAACGGTCTTGTTTGTGCAGGTAAAACTCATTTGGGGCTCTATAAATTCTCGCCCTCAGATAGATCTATCAAATGCGTTCATGATTTCATAACACCTAATAGCAACACCTCAACAAGGGGAACGACATCCCTTTTGCCCAAGCTGAGCAAAAGAACAAGACAGAACAAATTTAGTACCATTGCGGATGTTAAGACTGGATTTAATAATTACAAGAACTGTATTGCAGTGTGCAACAATTCTACGGCGATATCGATATATGATCTCAATAAGAGTTCCTCGATAGACAATCCCTTGATAACATCCTTATGCGAACACACTAGATCTATCAATAGTTTTGACTTCAACATGGTCGAATCAAACCTAATAATAAGTGGTGGACAAGATAGTTGTGTAAAAATATGGGATTTACGTTCCAATAAATCTAAAAGCTCAAATAGATCTGACATTAGTATAAATACCGCATCTGACTCAATCAGAGATGTAAAATGGATGCCCGGTTACAATTTTGCATCTAAGAACGATCAAGGTTCATCAACGTATGGTAATTTAAAAAGCGGTTACAAATTTGCTTCTATTCACGATTCGGGATACTTGCTAAAGTTTGATCTTCGACAACCTGCCCAatacgaaaaaaaattaaatgcTCACACAGGACCCGGTCTTTGTTTAAATTGGCATCCCAATCAAGAATACATTGCTACAGGTGGTAGAGACGGTAAATGCTGCCTCTGGTTTGTTGGCGACAATGCCAATGCCGCCGAAAATACAGTCCTCAATTACGGGAACTCTCCCTCGTTACATGCCCCCAATACGTCCTTGAACAATAGCGGCTCGCTGGCATTTCCCAAACTAACAATTAATACGGGCTATCCAGTCACTAAATTGAAGTTCAAGCCTGCTTATAGTagtaatatatataattcATTACTAGGAATATCGTCAATGGGTGACGAAGCTGAAGTTCGCATCTATTCCTTGGCAAGAAAGTACATTCCAAAACATGTTCTCCTATCAGAAACGCCTTCTTTAGGATTAGTATGGTGGGACGAAAACTTGATCTTTAATATCGATAAGGGGACCCGTATAAATGGCTGGGACATTAACAAAGAACCAACAGTGCTCGAAAATTTGAGCAAAAATACAACAACTTGGAGAGATTTGGATGGTAACGGTTTACTTTCAGTTGACCAAGAGATAGGCTCATATGAGGTGGTAGAACCGGAGCTTCAACCTACCTCAAGTACCACATGCAAGAAGCATCCAGGTACAATAAAAAACCCGAAGAATGGCAATCCAGAGAACCAGGGAATAATTGGAgggataaaaaaaggatttaGCCATACTGGATTAACAAGTTTTACGCCAGAGAGGCCGCCTACTTTAAAAGCAGGCCCAACGTTTAGCACAAAAAGCTTAACATTAGCATCTGGAGCATCTTCTTTTAACAGCTCTTCCGCATCATTGACATCCCTGACGCCACAAACTGAAAATAGAGAAGAAATCGCCATTGAACCGCCTTGTATCATCACTTTGGATATACCGCAGATCTTCAATAACATAAGATTAACCAAAATCGCacattcaagaaaaaagaacgTCATTTCCGAAAGTTCTTctatgaaaaattctccAGTAGAAAAGTTCAAATATTTGGCGAGACAGCTCAAGTTTTCGTATATTCGAGAGCATAATGTTTCAGACAGTGCAGACACTGCatataaaaatgatatAGAGAACATTGACGTCGTTAAAAACGCAACCGAAACACATGGTGATAATACTACTACtaccaataataatgatgatggtgatgatgatgatgatgatgatgatgatgacaaaatAATCGAAAGTCaccttttgaaaaaatacaattttCCAGAAAATAATACATGGGCTACCTTaatgaatgaaaaagtaaataacaaaaaatccaaaagaaattccAGTAGTTCGAGGGAGTTTGACGAGAAGGATGTCAGATCAAGTATATCTTCCATTTCTGCAAGTAGGCAAAGTCATGACAGAGCTAGGAAGATCGACAAGAACGTGGAAGCAGAActgcaagaaaaaatacaaacaCTGGTAGATTTGATATCTATTGCAACGCATAACGCATCTGTTTATCTATCCATAGATGATCTAACCAACTTCAAAATCTGGATCTTGATAAGAGATTCATTGTTATGGGACTTGAAGTGGATGACCTCCTCCCAAATTTCATCAGATAACGCATCTAATATGGATGCCAATGAAAGCTCCGATTTCGAAGCTGGAGAAAATCTGAAAACAGGAAAAGAGTTCCCAGAGGAGGATGGTGCAGGGACAAGTGGGGCTGAGTCGTTAGTTGAAGAAAGGCCGCAGGCATTTCGTGCTAACTCTGATGAACCAAGTGATGCCGAAAAGAAACCTGTTTCTAAGCTCAAAGAGCAGCTCAAAAACACGGAAATAATCCCCTATGCGCAGCCAAATGAGGATTCAGATGAAGTTTTAACTAAGCTAAAAGAGCTACAGAACCAACGCTTGGAGTCAAGGACTAAAATGGGAGAAACAGTGAGTGACGATGTGATTATAGAGGAAGACGAACATGAAcatcaagaagaagaacagcCTCATGACTCACCGACTAAGTCAGCACAATTTCACGCGTCTCCTATCGCGAAAAGTATACCAATATTGCAGAAACGTGAGCACCGCAAGTCATTCATAGATACTTTCATGTTGCATTCTCCCAACGGTTACAATGGAGATACGGACATAGGTAACGAAGATGACAATATATCTCCTAGGTTTACTTACAACAGCGTAAGCCCACGCAGTAAGGTTTCGTCGCTACAAAGCTATGCCACAACAACCTCGCAACTAGAAACTTTTAAAAAGCTTTCTTCCCATACAGCACCAATAATCGGATCGCCCAGACATGCGCCATCACGGCCAGATAGCATTGGTAGGGAACAactgtcttcttcattgacGAAAAAGCTTGCCAAATGCAAGAAAATTATCGCTGACCCACCCTGGGACACGAAAAAACTCATCAAACAACTCTACAATCAAGCTACTGAGACTGGGAACGTCGTATTGACGgtgaatattttatttcttttccaaacgATATACCAAATAACAGAAATCGACATTGCAAAGGACGCAATCGCTCACttcttgttattattacatCGATACGAACTCTTCGGCATTGCTGCAGACGTCTTAAAATACTGCCCATTCGAAGATATCATGGGTTCTGAGGGTGACCAATCTTCCATTCGGTTGTTTTGCGAACGCTGTGGTGAGTTAATCACTAACGAAAGTTCTAAAGAAAAGCTCAGAGCGGAAGCTCAGCAGACGGGCAATAAGAAGATCATGGACAAGTTTGGATACTGGTATTGTGACTCTTgtaagaagaagaatacaTCTTGTGTTCTATGTGAAAGACCATTAAAGAAACTGACCATGGTCATCCTCCCCTGTGGACACGAAGGTCACTTCCAGTGCATACAAGAATGGTTTCTCGATGAGAATGAACAAGAATGTCCCGGCGGTTGCCCCGGTGTTGCATTCATCTAG